AAGTGAAAACATCTCAAACACAAAAGAGGCACTTGTCAACGCAGTGCATCTTCATTGTTCCAAGAATCTTAGTTCACAGTCTGATTGGGAGCATTGTTTCAATGCTTCCTTCCAGCAGTGGCACAATGTGGTTTCTCTCAAAGTCCAAacttcccagcagcagcagcagcagcagcagcagttcagttcatctatgtataaaaataaattaaaactcAATGTCATTAATCTAAAAAAACTGCAGTATAGTATACTCATGTCCTAGTATGCCAATGCATACAGAGTGGCTATTTTGTAAAGTGGTAGTTTGCACACTCAGACGAAGGACCAGAGCTGGTATCTGTCTGAGGGGTTGCAGAGGGCCAGAGAGGGATGCTCCTGACGGGCACTCAGACACATGTTCGATCCTGGCATGTAGAACAACTGGTTCTATATGAAGAGAAGACCAAACCATTACTTTCCTAAAATGATAACCAGAGTATCTGAAATCACAAGTGAGTgcacagaaaatgcaaaaggCCAAACTCACATCCTTCAGTTCCCATTTTTGCTCTGCTCCTGCAAATGTGTTCCTGCCTTTATACTGGCAGTCGTCCAGCCTCACAGCCCCCTCTGCCCCGTGCAAACACAGCTCCTTCTGAATGTTGTGTCTGATCTCGCGATGTGTGGAGTACTCAAAATACTACCGCAAAGGAAAAAATAATGCCATCAACCGCTGTGATTAAACCACATTCGTGTCATTCAGTGATAGAAGGTACATTTTCTAACTGACCTGGTTTCCTCCTAATCCATGACATGGGTACATGATCAGCTGTTTCCCACCCTCATTGTTCTCTCCAGCATCCAGGCACGAGTCTTTGCCGACATTTTTTACCTacggagaaagaaaagggaaggggaaagcagtgagaggaaacaaaatgaaaaactaacaTCCAGTGCAAGCTGTTCAAACAACTTTAGTCTCTAGAGTGTTGTCAGCGGTGTCAAATTGGAACTGCTCAGTACCCTCTGGAGATCCTAAGTGGAAACCCACAGTGGCTAGACAGAGCTCTGAGGTTTGGAAAGAGGAGAGCTGGTGGTGGGGTGTGTGATCTTACCGAGCCAAAGCGGAGTGGGTTGAGATCAGGCATGAAGACTTCTGGATAAACGTTCTTCAAATACCATGAGAAGCCCTTGCACTGCAGCTGCGCTCGGAGGTCCACTCGTTTGGAGATATCTCCAAAAGCCCTCTGTTAAAACAATGGCAGGCAGGAGAGAAGAGTCTGTCAACACACTGCAGGCATGCTGGTTACTAACGGGGCTAATTCTGCAGGCGTTGAACTACAAAGCAGTGATGCTCCGTCTTGACTTCAGATAGGCTCCTCTTGCTCTCATCATTACCGTGACATGTCtgacaaaaacactgtcacatATAGAATAAGGTCACTTAGGAGCAGCTGTGAAGCAGTTTTCTGAATAAGACTGtgtaaatgctaatgtcagcatgctaacatgctcacaatgacaatgctaacatgctgatatttagcaggatATAAAGTTATATATAGGGTATaaaccatgttcaccatcttagtttagcgtgttagcatgctaacatttgctaataacCACTAAACTGAGGCAGGTGGGAATGTTATTGCGATGATGATGAGTAAGTGATGCAAATTTCAtgcaatccatctgatagttgttggCATATttcaccagaaaacaaaaatgtcaacctcatagtGGAGCAAGCGGAGAAGTTAgcggatcaccaaagtcattaggattcatcctttgggcACCGTGgctgtctgtaccaaatttcatgacaatccatccaatagctgttgagatatttcaaagtGGTGGCCTGACTGACCGACTGacactgccatccatagagccacacTCTGAAAAGTCATTcaattacagaaataaaacatatgactccactgcaaaaaacaaatagGCATAACCTCAAAGAGAATAGGAATATTCCACattggattttttaaattattttacttatatcATCATCACTTTACTTTTCTGAAATCAGTGACTCTGTTCCGGTGCTCTAATGACTCCTTTATTAAACAAATTAACTACCGACAAGTACTCGATCACTGTTCCTTTTAAACTGAAGCGTAGCCACACATTTAAAAGGATTTGCAGGCACCTCATGCTCTTGAATAATGAGAGCACTTACTATAATGGCGAGGATGCTGCTTACACTAGTGCACACTGATAGCTACTCCAGCGTATTTCTTGAAGCTGTTGATGACGGCGTGTCTGTTTGAAGCCAGCGGGAGAGGGCTGGCCCGCTCTGTGAGGTATAGCCCTGAGGGAACCGTTTATGGCACCTACGGGACCACATGTTGAGAAATGCTGAGAGCCTGTCATTTACCAGCGCTGACTTCCTTCAGGCCCCTTTTTCTCTGTCGGTTAACAGCTTTCAGCCCCTAATACCTCATCTATTGCTCTCCATTTCAAAGAATGTCTCATTTCTACGAATTCATGCATTGAGAATTACAATATGGTCCTCCCACTAAGTGTAGGTCTATGCTTTCCCCTGCAGAGTATGTTCAGTAAGTCATGATCAGACTTAATGCTGGTTGTATGCAATTCACAGACTGGAGTTGGATTTGCTCAAACTTGTCTTAAGGGGGCAGGGATAATGAGTGGTCTTAAAAACCACTTACATATGACCATGAGGAGTAGAAGATAAAGCTGCATTTGAAAGGATCCCAGGATAGACGTGCAGGATTTCAGAGGCGCATAAAGAGTCTGAAGCAGTACGTACATCTTTCGCCAGCTGTGCGGCTTGCTGGTTACGACGGTAAAAGATCTCCTTGTAGTCGTCCATCCAGACCTCCGCCAGTCGCACCTGGTTACGAGCAATCACTTGTGTACCCTTGGGGAAGGTGTGGGGGCTCTTGGTGCGGAAAACATGACCAACAATGGAACAAGGGATGATCTCCAGCTGTCCGCCACACTGCCACACCTGCAGGTTAATGggagacagcacagacagatgCATAACAGTTAGACACGCCTTTACAGCCCTTTGAGGGATGAGGCCCaatgacaaataacaaaaatgctGCACGTCCAGAATGACAGCCAAGTGACGTCTTACCCTGAATGACATTTCAATATTCTCACCGCCCCAGATTTCCATTTCTTCATCATAGCTTCCAATATGGTAAAAATATTCTTTTGAGATGGAGAAGAGCCCACCAGCAAATGTGGGAGTCCTATAGAGAAATGTCATTATTTAATGATTTCCTGCAAAAAACAAGAGTTCATGTAAAGGTGATATTCTTTATTCATGAGACATTTTTGCTTACTTGATGGGGTATGTTTCATCCTTCCTCCTTTGTTTCTCATGATCTGGCAGACTCTCCCATCCGAAGGAGAGGCCCCAGTCAAAGTTGCCCCGGTTGTGGTTCTGGCCATATGGGGACGGTTTCATGAACTCAAAAGTATTGAGATCAATAGTGGTTATATCAGGACTCACCACTGCAGTGTAGTTCTCTGCTATCCTGGCCAGCAGAGGCTCCAGCCACCCATGAAAGCATTCACCTGACAACACACGCAAAGCAGACATTGCGTCACGACATCTTTCTTAACAATAACCACTTAATGGCTAATTTTGGAATGTAAAGCCATGGCAGCCATTATGTTGTTGAGCAGGGGGTGTGTAAGTACGGGTGTGTCTAGCATGCAACTGGTTTTAATGTGTGAGTAATATCAGCGGTGTTGACTAACAGTGGGCGTCTAGAAAGGTGAGCGTGTCTCCGGTGGCCACGGCGGCACCCAGGAGCCGAGCGGTGATGAGTCCTTTCCTTTCTCGCTGGCGGACAACTCGAACAATGCTCAGCCGCTTCAAATACGTATCCAGGTCGTCCTTCAACACATCTGAAAGTATGGGATCTCCATTAGACATAAAGTTATAGGTTGAGAAGAACATTATGAAAAATCTGATCTGAAATAATATATGAGTGAACATTGTACAGTCTTATGAGGGCTATTGCTAAAGTGATAAGTAGATAATATTCACAGCCCTCAGCCTGGAGGGTGAGGGActcaaacagatgaaaaatgacaaagctGTCTTCCTTTCATCTTCAACATGGAACGTGGCCTCCATCTGTGGCCTGCTCCCAACAAACAACAGAGTGCAGAAAGTCAGATGGACTGCATTCCCTGAAACCTCTCTCCTTGCCAGCATTTTGTTTCCTTCCTACATCAGACCTGTTTACAAGAGTTAACTCTGACTCATTTCTAAGCACAACCACTGCTAATTCCTCTTAGGAAAGTATTCACTAGCAGCCCCTCGCTTCCTGTTGTAACCCACTTCACGGGCCACAGAACAAGCAGGGAGCTCCTGTCTGCACATTTCGTGGCACAGCAAAGAGCTGCCCACCCAACTTGCTGCATGAAATCGAACCCAAAAGAGAGCAGGGCGGTCCTGAAGGGCCCTGTTGAATTTTACCATCCACGCTGGCGTCGTCCACCAGGATGATCTCCTTGAGGAGAATGGCAGGGGAGGTGTGGAGGACACTGTATACTGTCCTCAGTAGAGTGCTCCAAGCCTCATTGTGAAACACAATTATCACACTGGTGGTCGGCAAGGGGGGGCATCGCTTGAAGGTTTGCTCAATACATCTGCAGcgagaaggggaaaaaaaagagcacaaagaTCTGACTGTCCTGTACAGTTCCTGAGTGGCACAATAGTCTAGTTATTACATCTGCAGACTCTCCCCTGTGGGGTGTCCATTTCAGCTGTGACACCGCATGTGCAGCAGCCTTTTGAAATACCTGCCATATCAGAGTGGGAGAGACTTTGTAATTCGCCCAAATAAGATAGCCGGTACATGGACAGGCTTTATGTCCGTGTCATGAACTGACATGTACTTGGACTTACATGCACTTGGATGTACTGTAGCTAGCCAAACATAACTGTGCTCCTCTCTGAACTGGCCACAGTAACTGGGCAGGCATGCTGAAACAAAGTCTCAGTCAGAACAATCATCTCTGTGGTTTCTGCCAGACTTTCCCCAGTGGCAAAAAGCAAATATGATGAATGTGTTTGGGTTAGTCAGATTTGCTTTACCCCATCTATATTacactgatctgtgtgtgtgagactttgAGTTAGAATCTGGGCCAGTACATTAATCCATGGAGTAGTAATAAAGAAAGTAGAGTACTTCTTGTACAGAATCAAAGCTGCATTTATACCCACTAGGTGGTGCAATTACATGTTGTTTGTAAATCAAAATCATTTGGAAAAAGAGTTGAATATTATTTGGTCAACTATGTTCACTTTTGAATGACAAATTAGGTACACATGAGGGATTTTTGCACAGCTTTACCAGAGGCACAAAGATTGTACCAAAGTGACATACTCTGGTGGTCTCGTGTCTGCGCCCAGGTCCCTGCTCAAGGAGATGCGGTCACTGGCATACAGGTTAAAGCAGTGTTTTTCTTcacccctctccttctccttctgctcttcAAGGCTCAGTGAGTCTGTGTGGAAAGGTTTCCCAGCTGCTCCAGGAGCAACAGGTTTCTGAGGTGGCCGCTCCAGAGCTGGCGTGAGCTCAGCTGCAGTGTAGTGACCGGGCAGACAGGACACGCTGTCTGCACTGTCCTGCTGCCGTACAGGGGCTCTGATCTGCATCTTTGGCATCGCGTCCCTGAAGTTATTCACAGCTCCCATCACCATGCCCAGCATGGCATCTCGCTTCACTGCCATCTCCTTCAGCCACGGGTCCTCCTGTTGGCTTTGGCTGCCCACTTCCCATTGTATGAAGAACACAAACGTGACAAAGACCAGGGCCACTATCACCAGTTTAAGTGGGTGCAATCTCCTTCGGAGCACTCTGCGGAGAGCTTTCATTCTTCTTGCACGGAGAGCAGGCTGGCTTTGGTCTGAGAttccaaataaataaacagatgcagatgtttaataatgattaaCCAGCATTGATGTAATTATCCATTTTAAGACACCAGGCTTTCAGAGAAAATACTGGAAACATAGTGACACACTACTTGCCATGTCACTGCATTCACATCTTAGTACTTTTCgtctttgaaataaaagaaatcacatgtgTAGCAGTTCCTGGTGAAGTTAAAAGTAGTCTGCTGTTATCtacaaatcacatatttaaaatCGGCTCATGGAATCAGCAAACAACCCGTGCTCTGGATTCCTTCAGAGAAAAACACCACGTACCATGAGTCGCTGAACTACAGGTTCAGGTTAGAAAAGCCCTTTAAATTGTTCTTGTAAAACTCGACGAGTGGCATCCTGCTTTGACGGGAGATCCTCTATTTGTTGCTTGAAGGCCAAAGAAACTGTTCGAGGAGACGGGAAAAGATTTGCGGTGTGTCCTGCCTTCACAAAACTTCCGTCTCGTTGGATCCAGGTGAGCTCTTCTCAGGTAGAGGGAGGAGACGTGCGGGCGCGCTTGCGCAGAGGGGGCTTCTGCGTGTCAAAATCCATATCTGGAATATATATGAGAAATCAGGCGTTACAAGAGACCCGACAAACTAGTTTGAGGATGGCACTGtgatattttaaatattatatgcCATAATCCTCGCTCAACCATTTCTAGTGACAAACCTCTTGATAAATACGTTCAAGTGCTCTGCAGCCACTTCGTCCTCAGTGCAGACTGTTCTCCGCAGAGTTCCTCAGGTTCAATAATGGTGTCATTAATAGGATTTGTTCAACTGGTCATTCACTGGGACAGTTGCCGGGTTACAAATAACGGAGGAACGCGCAGTAGCCCACACACAGCCCCCCGCGTCCAATCAGGTTCTCTCACAAAACATCTCGAACACGCAGCGCGTGAAGTTATGAACGAGAACACTTGATAGAAACTAAAAACGCACATGGTCCAGCTTGCATTTGGAAAAGTTAAGCTTCCCTCCGCAATGGAAGCGGATCTGCCTGGATTATTAATCACATCTGACCCCTCCTGATAAAAGTTATAAAAGCTGACACTCACCAGAGCACTCTGTAGTTTATTTAATCCTTTAATTTCGCAGGTTCCCCACAGCGGATGGTCTTTATAAAGAGTTGGATGCTTGAAGGAGTAAAGACGCGGATTCCAGCCGCAGGGAGCCCGCTCTGGTGCCCAGTTTGAAGTCTCTCTGCCTTTGACTCGCAGACTGACTCCATCTGTAGTGACTGTGTTCCCCAGCACTCCCCATCCACGGCAGGCATCCAGTTTATTATGTCCActaaaatgttcactgtgtcCTGTAGTTTTTCCAGTCAcgcttttaaatgtttgtctaTGTGGCAACTGTCTGTGGGGATACTGATGATGTAAACTGTCTTAATCAGGAGGGTACATATGATCATTAAATCTctaggataaaaaaaaaaaaaaaaaaaaaagaatcaggcCAAATATCCAACATCATGTAtctaaatcattttattttttaaaaaaagcttaACAGCAACAAATATCCACATGTATCTACATCCTCAATATTCATCACAagataaaacaatacaatactgattttcatataaataaaccataggaaatcatttcaaacacaataTGAATGTCTCATATTCATGTCTCAAATGTATCAAATAGAGCacatttcaatttctttttattatttattgtttttatgttcagaAATCAGTTGAAATGTTTAGGGGTTTGGTGTCTGGCTttatgaggaaagaaagaaaaatgctttcAGCTGAGCATGTGTCTGAACCCCTGGCCACTGTGTTTTCCCTCAGGATTGCCAGAACCCAACTATTCATATACTCGAAACAAATGTACATAGCAATGTGTTTCAGGGGTTTTCCCaaagaaataacacacataACTGCACATTCTTTTAACTTGACAGTAAAAGCCAAACAATAAAAGTGGAGTCAATCAAAGTAACTCATTCTATTACAGAAACATTGGCTTaataaatctctctctcacacacacacacacacacacacagttccaaCACTAAGATCTCAGGGCAGCACGAGCCTTGTCTAAGATGTCCTTTCTCATTCTTGGATAATTCGGATGAGCAGCCAGAACCTGTGGACGGAAACAAAGATGATTCACAGGATAAAAAGAGATCTAAATCTCTCAAACTGTAAACATCCGCAGGTGTCTCACCTTATGACACACATCTATGGCATCAACGTGCCTCTTTGCTTTCAAGTAGTTGAAAGCAAGCTTGTAtcctaaaaatacaaacagacattACATGTTAGAAATATAATTCTCTTGATCCCTTTTGTCCTTATAAATAGAACTGGACACGTGATTTTGGTTGACATACCAATAGTTGGGTTAGTCCGATTTCCATATTTCCAAGCCAGTTCATAGTTGAGTGCTGCATCACGGAATGCC
This window of the Enoplosus armatus isolate fEnoArm2 chromosome 11, fEnoArm2.hap1, whole genome shotgun sequence genome carries:
- the galnt3 gene encoding polypeptide N-acetylgalactosaminyltransferase 3, which gives rise to MKALRRVLRRRLHPLKLVIVALVFVTFVFFIQWEVGSQSQQEDPWLKEMAVKRDAMLGMVMGAVNNFRDAMPKMQIRAPVRQQDSADSVSCLPGHYTAAELTPALERPPQKPVAPGAAGKPFHTDSLSLEEQKEKERGEEKHCFNLYASDRISLSRDLGADTRPPECIEQTFKRCPPLPTTSVIIVFHNEAWSTLLRTVYSVLHTSPAILLKEIILVDDASVDDVLKDDLDTYLKRLSIVRVVRQRERKGLITARLLGAAVATGDTLTFLDAHCECFHGWLEPLLARIAENYTAVVSPDITTIDLNTFEFMKPSPYGQNHNRGNFDWGLSFGWESLPDHEKQRRKDETYPIKTPTFAGGLFSISKEYFYHIGSYDEEMEIWGGENIEMSFRVWQCGGQLEIIPCSIVGHVFRTKSPHTFPKGTQVIARNQVRLAEVWMDDYKEIFYRRNQQAAQLAKDRAFGDISKRVDLRAQLQCKGFSWYLKNVYPEVFMPDLNPLRFGSVKNVGKDSCLDAGENNEGGKQLIMYPCHGLGGNQYFEYSTHREIRHNIQKELCLHGAEGAVRLDDCQYKGRNTFAGAEQKWELKDNQLFYMPGSNMCLSARQEHPSLALCNPSDRYQLWSFV